A genome region from uncultured Fibrobacter sp. includes the following:
- a CDS encoding aconitase family protein, with the protein MGKSLYQKIFESHTVAKLPSGQCQLFIGLHLCHEVTSPQAFAQLREEGQKVLFPERTFATVDHIIPTTFPERNRPLQDGISE; encoded by the coding sequence ATGGGAAAATCACTCTATCAGAAGATTTTTGAAAGCCACACGGTAGCAAAGCTCCCGAGCGGCCAGTGCCAGCTCTTTATCGGGCTCCACCTCTGCCACGAAGTCACGAGCCCGCAGGCTTTTGCGCAGCTCCGCGAAGAAGGCCAGAAGGTTCTGTTCCCGGAACGCACGTTCGCCACGGTGGACCACATCATTCCGACCACCTTCCCGGAACGCAACCGCCCGCTCCAGGACGGCATTTCCGAAG